Genomic DNA from Chlorogloeopsis sp. ULAP01:
TTAATATTCAAGGAGGAACTGTACTTGGTGACTTGCCTCCTTACGAAGCTTTTACTTTGGGTGGTAGTAACTCTGTTCGGGGTTATGAAGAAGGTGCATTAGGCAGTTCTCGTAGTTTCGCCCAAGCCTCGCTTGAGTATCGCTTCCCAGTGTTCTCTGTAGTCAGTGGCGCACTATTTTTTGATGTTGGCACCGACTTCGGCTCGGAGACTAGAGCGGGTGAGTTGCTAGATAAAAACGGTACTGGCTATGGCTACGGTATCGGCGTCAGGGTACAATCACCACTTGGCCCAATTCGTGTTGATTATGGTATCAACGATGAAGGAGATAGCCGCATCAATTTTGGTATTGGTGAAAGATTTTAATTGGACATTTGTCATTAGTCATTAGTCATTAGCTCTAGACAAATGACTAATGATACAGGATACATAGCAATATGCAACAACACACATTAGCAGCTGAAATCATCCATACAGGAGTGGGATTGCATAGTGGTATTAGTACCCAAGTGCAGATATTCCCAGCAGAAGTACGTAGTGGAAGATACTTTGTCAGGGTAGATTTACCAGATACTCCGATAATTCCAGCACAAGTCGCGGCGGTGAGTCAGACGGTTCTGTCAACTCAGCTAGGCAAAGGCGAGATAAGTGTTCGGACTGTAGAGCATTTGTTGGCAGCTTTAACTGGTATGGGTGTAGATAATGCCCGGATCGAAATCAATGGCCCAGAAGTACCACTTTTAGATGGTTCAGCAAAGGTATGGGCAGACAGTATTGCTCAGGTAGGCTTAGTTTCACAAGCTTATGTAGAGCAAGAGAGCTACTTACCCACAAATGAACCAATTTGGGTACGTGAGGAAGATGCCTTTGTGTGTGCTTTTCCGGCACCGACACCCCGCTTTACCTATGGCATTGACTTCGATCTGCCTGCTATTGGCAATCAATGGTATAGTTGGTCACCAACTTCCCATCCCACTAATCATGCCAGTTTTGCTGTTGAAATTGCTCCTGCCCGCACATTTGGTTTACTACATCAAATTGAATATTTACAAAAATCTGGGTTAATCAAGGGTGGAAGCCTAGAAAATGCTCTGGTTTGCGGGCCACAAGGCTGGCTCAATCCACCATTAAGATTTGCCAATGAACCCGTACGTCATAAACTTTTGGACTTAATAGGAGACTTGAGCTTAGTAGGAAAAATACCCTGCGCTCATTTTTTAGCATATAAAGCTAGCCACAATTTACATATCCAACTGGCACAGAAAATTTCAGATCTGCGACAAGGGACTAGTTAGTGGTTCGCGGTTAATGGTACTTTTTGATCACCGACAATCAATAACTCACAAACCATTACGTTCAAAGAGTTACCTAACAACCCAATCAACACTGATATTAAATATACAGTCAATGTCAACTGTCACTGAAGTAAACACAACCAATCTGCCCACGCCAGCACCTACTCAGGAGCAGTCAGATCATTCCACTACTAGTAAATCGGAAACAAAAACCATACTGTCAGCAGAAGAAATTCAGAAACTTCTACCGCACCGCTACCCCTTTGCACTGGTAGACCGGATTATTGACTACACTCCTGGAAAGCGAGCTGTAGGTATTAAAAACGTTACAGTTAATGAACCCCATTTTCAAGGTCATTTCCCAGGGCGTCCGATTATGCCAGGTGTGTTGATTGTAGAAGCGATGGCACAAGTTGGCGGTGTTGTGATGACACAAGTACCCGAATTGGAGGGTGGACTTTTTTTATTTGCTGGTATAGATAAAGTCCGCTTTCGTCGTCAGGTTGTTCCCGGAGACCAACTTATAATGACCGTGGAACTGTTGTGGGTTAAACAACGTCGTTTCGGTAAGATGCAAGCTAAGGCTGAAGTAGACGGCCAGCTTGCTGCTGAAGGTGAACTCATGTTTTCTCTTGTTAGCTAAAAATCTTCTTTTGTGGTAAAGGCACAACCGTGAAGTGCCTTTACAGACTACTTAACAAGACCTCAGTCAAAGCAAAAAGCCATAAAAAATATGGTATAATTTGCTAATTTTCTCCGCCCTCACACTTAAAGTTGCTACCCGACGCTTACCCTAACGGGAATTCGCCCTGCGGGTGTCTACGGCTACTAAATTTTGAGAATACTTTGCACTCTTAATCTTCTGGAGATGCACCTTTGAAGACGCTTATTCATCCAACTGCTGTTATTCATCCTAATGCGGAACTCCACCCTACAGTGCAAGTCGGTGCCTATGCTGTGATTGGAGGGCATGTAAAAGTAGGGTCCGAAACCACAATTGGTGCTCATGCA
This window encodes:
- the lpxC gene encoding UDP-3-O-acyl-N-acetylglucosamine deacetylase, with product MQQHTLAAEIIHTGVGLHSGISTQVQIFPAEVRSGRYFVRVDLPDTPIIPAQVAAVSQTVLSTQLGKGEISVRTVEHLLAALTGMGVDNARIEINGPEVPLLDGSAKVWADSIAQVGLVSQAYVEQESYLPTNEPIWVREEDAFVCAFPAPTPRFTYGIDFDLPAIGNQWYSWSPTSHPTNHASFAVEIAPARTFGLLHQIEYLQKSGLIKGGSLENALVCGPQGWLNPPLRFANEPVRHKLLDLIGDLSLVGKIPCAHFLAYKASHNLHIQLAQKISDLRQGTS
- the fabZ gene encoding 3-hydroxyacyl-ACP dehydratase FabZ, with protein sequence MSTVTEVNTTNLPTPAPTQEQSDHSTTSKSETKTILSAEEIQKLLPHRYPFALVDRIIDYTPGKRAVGIKNVTVNEPHFQGHFPGRPIMPGVLIVEAMAQVGGVVMTQVPELEGGLFLFAGIDKVRFRRQVVPGDQLIMTVELLWVKQRRFGKMQAKAEVDGQLAAEGELMFSLVS